The Pseudomonas fluorescens genome includes a window with the following:
- the argE gene encoding acetylornithine deacetylase yields the protein MKPRVLAIFERLLAFETVSSESNLALIEYVRELLLSKGIESLIVKDESGKKANLFASTGPRDLPGVLLSGHTDVVPAAGQAWTVPAFQATVRDGRVYGRGSCDMKGFIALAIDAMLDAADHSLNRPLQLALSHDEEIGCVGVRRLLDVLHLAPVRPFLCVIGEPTNMQFVLGHKGKGSYRTYCRGLEAHSSLAPRSVNAIHVACDFIAALRQSQQQLQEQGAQDADYDVPYSTVHVGQIVGGKALNIVPNLCTLDFEVRNLPDDDLDLFLEQLRERAEVIVREAKKLSSVADIEIETLNVYPGLDTHPSVEAVRFLKNFATPGTGTAKVSFGTEGGLFKQRLDVPVVVCGPGSIEQAHKPDEFIEISQMDAGERFLEGLLGSLKI from the coding sequence ATGAAACCCCGCGTATTAGCCATTTTCGAACGCCTGCTGGCGTTTGAAACGGTCTCTTCAGAATCGAACCTGGCCCTGATCGAGTACGTGCGCGAGCTGTTGCTGAGCAAGGGCATCGAGTCGCTGATCGTCAAGGATGAGAGCGGCAAGAAGGCCAACCTGTTCGCCAGCACTGGCCCGCGTGACTTGCCCGGAGTCCTGCTGTCCGGCCACACCGACGTGGTGCCGGCGGCGGGGCAGGCCTGGACCGTTCCGGCGTTCCAGGCGACCGTGCGCGATGGGCGGGTCTACGGGCGCGGCAGTTGTGACATGAAAGGTTTCATTGCGCTGGCCATCGACGCCATGCTCGATGCCGCCGACCATTCGTTGAACCGGCCATTGCAACTGGCGCTTTCCCACGACGAAGAGATCGGTTGCGTGGGGGTGCGGCGCTTGCTCGACGTGCTGCACCTGGCGCCGGTGCGACCGTTTCTGTGCGTGATCGGCGAGCCGACCAACATGCAATTCGTGCTCGGCCACAAGGGCAAGGGTTCCTATCGCACCTACTGTCGCGGCCTGGAAGCGCACTCATCGCTGGCACCGCGCTCGGTCAATGCGATTCACGTGGCCTGCGATTTCATCGCGGCGTTGCGCCAGAGCCAGCAGCAATTGCAGGAGCAAGGCGCCCAGGACGCGGATTACGACGTGCCCTACAGCACCGTGCATGTCGGGCAGATTGTCGGCGGCAAGGCACTGAACATCGTGCCAAACCTGTGCACCCTGGATTTCGAAGTGCGCAATTTGCCGGACGATGATCTGGACCTGTTCCTGGAGCAACTGCGTGAGCGCGCCGAGGTGATCGTGCGCGAGGCGAAAAAACTCTCCAGCGTCGCGGACATCGAGATCGAAACCCTGAATGTCTATCCGGGCCTCGACACCCATCCGAGCGTCGAAGCCGTGCGCTTCCTGAAAAACTTCGCCACCCCGGGCACCGGCACCGCCAAGGTCTCCTTCGGCACCGAGGGCGGCCTGTTCAAGCAGCGTCTGGATGTACCCGTGGTGGTCTGCGGCCCAGGCTCCATCGAACAGGCGCACAAGCCTGACGAGTTCATTGAGATCAGCCAGATGGACGCGGGGGAGCGGTTTTTGGAGGGGTTGTTGGGGTCGTTGAAAATCTAA
- a CDS encoding NAD-dependent succinate-semialdehyde dehydrogenase, protein MLKNRLKDPSLLAELAYVDGQWIGADNAATLDVIDPATGHSLARVPAMQGVETRRAIEAAERAWPAWRARPAAERAALLERWYQAMMDNLDDLALIMTCEQGKPLSEAKGEIRYGAGFAKWFAEEARRVYGETIPAPSGDRRLLTLKQPVGVCAAITPWNFPNAMITRKCAPALAAGCPVIVKPSDLTPLSALALAVLAERVGIPAGVFNVVTGMPAGIGEELTGNPTVRKISFTGSTAVGRLLMRQSAEHIKRLSLELGGNAPFIVFDDADLEQAVAGIMLSKFRNAGQTCVCANRILVQDGIYERFAARLVEEVGKLKVGNGLEAGVMIGPLINLAAVNKVARHIDDALSQGARLLCGGVPEGDSQFVQPTVLGEAHAGMLLANEETFGPVAPLMRFTTEEQALALANATPYGLGAYYFTQDLRRSWRFGEALEFGMVGLNTGIISMEVAPFGGIKQSGLGREGSKYGLDEYLEVKAFHIGGL, encoded by the coding sequence ATGCTCAAGAATCGATTGAAAGACCCCAGCCTGTTGGCAGAACTCGCTTACGTCGACGGTCAGTGGATCGGTGCCGACAACGCCGCCACCCTTGACGTCATCGACCCGGCCACCGGCCATTCGCTGGCTCGTGTACCCGCGATGCAAGGCGTGGAAACCCGGCGTGCCATCGAGGCCGCCGAGCGCGCCTGGCCAGCGTGGCGCGCGCGTCCGGCGGCGGAGCGGGCAGCGCTGTTGGAGCGCTGGTATCAGGCCATGATGGACAACCTCGACGACCTCGCGCTGATCATGACGTGCGAACAGGGCAAGCCGTTGAGCGAAGCCAAAGGCGAAATCCGCTACGGGGCCGGTTTCGCCAAATGGTTTGCCGAAGAGGCCCGGCGGGTCTATGGCGAGACCATCCCGGCGCCCAGCGGCGACCGACGCCTGCTCACGCTCAAGCAGCCGGTGGGTGTCTGTGCCGCGATCACCCCATGGAATTTCCCCAATGCGATGATCACTCGCAAGTGCGCACCGGCCTTGGCGGCGGGGTGCCCGGTCATCGTCAAACCCTCGGACCTGACTCCCTTGTCGGCCCTGGCCCTGGCGGTGCTGGCCGAGCGGGTCGGGATTCCGGCCGGGGTGTTCAATGTCGTGACGGGTATGCCCGCCGGTATCGGCGAAGAACTGACCGGCAACCCGACGGTGCGCAAGATTTCCTTTACCGGTTCGACGGCGGTCGGGCGTTTGTTGATGCGCCAGAGCGCCGAGCACATCAAGCGCTTGAGCCTGGAGCTGGGCGGCAACGCGCCGTTCATCGTGTTTGACGATGCGGACCTGGAGCAAGCCGTCGCCGGCATCATGCTCAGCAAGTTTCGCAACGCCGGCCAGACCTGCGTCTGCGCCAACCGCATCCTGGTGCAGGACGGTATCTACGAACGCTTCGCCGCGCGGCTGGTGGAGGAGGTGGGCAAGCTCAAGGTCGGCAATGGGCTGGAGGCTGGCGTGATGATCGGCCCGCTGATCAACCTCGCTGCGGTGAACAAAGTTGCCCGGCACATCGACGATGCGTTGAGCCAGGGCGCGCGCCTGCTCTGTGGTGGCGTTCCCGAGGGCGACAGTCAGTTCGTCCAGCCAACGGTACTGGGCGAGGCCCACGCCGGGATGTTGCTGGCCAACGAAGAAACCTTCGGCCCGGTGGCTCCGCTGATGCGCTTTACTACAGAAGAGCAGGCCCTGGCCCTGGCCAATGCGACGCCGTATGGCCTGGGCGCTTATTACTTCACCCAGGACCTGCGCCGCTCATGGCGTTTCGGCGAGGCGCTGGAGTTCGGCATGGTCGGGCTCAACACCGGGATCATTTCCATGGAAGTCGCGCCCTTCGGCGGCATCAAGCAGTCGGGCCTGGGGCGCGAAGGCAGCAAGTACGGCCTGGACGAATACCTTGAAGTCAAAGCCTTCCACATCGGTGGGTTGTGA
- a CDS encoding tartrate dehydrogenase encodes MSKPFRIAAIAGDGIGKEVLPEGLRVLEQAAKKWQLSLDIEVLDWAHCDYYLEHGQMMPADWFEQLKDFDAIYFGAVGWPDKVPDHVSLWGSLLKFRRDFDQYVNIRPVRLFPGVPCPLAGRKAGDIDFVVIRENTEGEYSSIGGKMFEGTEHEFVLQESVFTRRGVDRILKFAFDLAQTRPRKRLTAATKSNGISISMPYWDERTALMAGRYPDVQWDKQHIDILCARFVLQPDRFDVVVASNLFGDILSDLGPACAGTIGIAPSANLDPERRYPSLFEPVHGSAPDIYGQNIANPIAMIWSGALMLDFLGNGDERYRAAHDGILKAIEQVIAEGPITPDLGGQGSTQDVGQAIAAAL; translated from the coding sequence ATGAGCAAACCATTTCGAATCGCTGCCATTGCCGGCGATGGCATCGGCAAGGAAGTCCTGCCGGAAGGGCTGCGGGTACTGGAGCAAGCCGCGAAAAAGTGGCAGTTGTCGCTGGACATCGAAGTGCTCGATTGGGCCCATTGCGATTACTACTTGGAACACGGGCAGATGATGCCCGCCGACTGGTTCGAACAGCTCAAGGACTTCGACGCCATTTACTTCGGCGCCGTGGGCTGGCCGGACAAGGTGCCGGATCATGTTTCCCTGTGGGGCTCGCTGCTCAAGTTCCGTCGCGACTTCGACCAGTACGTGAACATCCGCCCGGTGCGGCTGTTCCCGGGCGTGCCGTGCCCCCTGGCCGGGCGCAAGGCGGGGGACATCGACTTCGTGGTGATTCGTGAAAACACCGAGGGCGAATACTCTTCCATCGGCGGCAAGATGTTCGAGGGCACCGAGCATGAGTTCGTGCTGCAGGAGTCGGTGTTCACCCGGCGCGGGGTCGACCGGATCCTGAAGTTCGCTTTCGACCTGGCCCAGACCCGACCGCGCAAACGGTTGACAGCGGCAACCAAGTCCAACGGCATTTCCATCAGCATGCCGTATTGGGACGAGCGCACGGCGTTGATGGCCGGGCGGTACCCGGATGTGCAGTGGGACAAGCAACACATCGACATCCTGTGCGCTCGCTTCGTTTTGCAGCCCGACCGGTTTGATGTGGTGGTGGCGTCGAATCTGTTCGGCGACATCCTTTCCGACCTGGGCCCGGCCTGCGCCGGCACTATCGGCATCGCACCGTCGGCCAACCTTGATCCGGAACGCCGCTACCCGTCGCTGTTTGAACCGGTGCATGGCTCGGCCCCCGATATCTATGGGCAGAACATCGCCAACCCGATCGCGATGATCTGGTCCGGCGCCTTGATGCTCGACTTCCTGGGTAACGGCGATGAACGCTACCGCGCGGCCCATGATGGGATTCTCAAGGCCATCGAACAGGTGATCGCCGAAGGCCCCATCACCCCCGACCTGGGTGGACAAGGCTCGACCCAGGATGTTGGCCAGGCCATCGCCGCGGCGCTCTGA
- a CDS encoding cupin domain-containing protein, protein MLEPTAVLLAHADGSLASTPFTPGSLGAKDPFDRLIAYAGEDGMTAGVVRASGLFSVDEYPFSETLVVHAGAVTLRSQGQTLQLKPGESAVIGRRTALEVEAQPGSLWAFCADTQRIEAHLPGLTALPAHTLLSPSAAPDDEILLSPPPQCRSHNLFVEEVSNLRIGIWDSTPYTRKSRPHKLHELMHLLEGSVTLQAADGSDLTVNTGDTVFVPLNAPCAWKSSVYVRKVYVVK, encoded by the coding sequence ATGCTCGAACCCACTGCAGTGCTGTTGGCACACGCCGATGGCAGTCTTGCCTCAACCCCGTTCACCCCGGGTTCACTGGGCGCCAAGGATCCGTTCGACCGCCTCATCGCCTATGCCGGAGAGGATGGCATGACTGCCGGCGTGGTCCGGGCGAGCGGGCTGTTCAGCGTCGATGAATACCCCTTCAGTGAGACGCTCGTGGTGCATGCCGGCGCAGTAACGCTGCGCAGCCAAGGGCAGACGCTGCAGCTCAAGCCAGGTGAAAGCGCGGTGATCGGTCGGAGGACCGCGCTTGAGGTCGAGGCGCAACCCGGCTCGCTTTGGGCCTTCTGTGCCGACACCCAGCGCATCGAAGCGCACCTTCCCGGACTGACGGCACTCCCCGCCCACACCCTGCTCTCGCCTTCCGCAGCCCCGGATGACGAGATCCTGCTCAGCCCGCCACCGCAATGTCGCTCGCACAATCTGTTTGTCGAAGAAGTGAGCAACCTGCGCATCGGTATCTGGGATTCGACGCCCTACACCCGCAAGTCACGACCGCACAAACTGCATGAACTGATGCACCTGCTCGAAGGCAGCGTCACCTTACAGGCAGCCGACGGCAGCGACTTGACGGTCAACACCGGCGATACCGTATTCGTCCCGCTGAATGCCCCGTGTGCCTGGAAAAGCAGCGTTTATGTGCGCAAGGTGTACGTCGTCAAGTAA
- a CDS encoding GNAT family N-acetyltransferase produces MSISQRPTYFYRAMTAADVPAAHALSVQLKWPHRLEDWAMLQRVAQGFVVEDQGRLIGTAFTCAQGDYATIGLVIVDDEYQGQGIGRKLMELAIEACGSRTAILNATLAGAPLYASQGFVDFGHIQQHQGQALVPAPQELAAGEHCRVLDEADHAELIKLANAGSGLERTAVLNDLFGVVEHCVGIEQDGHLCAFALLRPFGRGRCIGPVIAQTLEQAQHLIAVLLAQVPGAFVRIDIPSNSGLAPWLEEAGLKQVDTVAQMARGTPPQASGAVRQFAPVTQAIG; encoded by the coding sequence ATGTCCATTTCGCAACGCCCTACTTACTTCTATCGCGCCATGACCGCCGCCGACGTGCCTGCGGCCCATGCCTTGTCCGTGCAGTTGAAGTGGCCCCATCGCCTGGAAGACTGGGCGATGTTGCAACGTGTTGCCCAGGGTTTTGTCGTGGAAGACCAGGGCCGTTTGATTGGCACGGCGTTCACCTGCGCCCAGGGGGATTACGCCACGATCGGCCTGGTGATTGTCGACGATGAATATCAAGGCCAGGGAATCGGTCGCAAACTGATGGAACTGGCAATCGAGGCTTGCGGCTCGCGAACCGCCATCCTCAATGCGACGCTGGCCGGTGCCCCGCTGTATGCCAGCCAGGGGTTCGTGGATTTTGGGCATATCCAGCAGCATCAAGGGCAAGCGCTGGTGCCGGCCCCGCAAGAACTGGCCGCCGGCGAGCACTGCCGCGTGCTGGACGAAGCCGATCACGCCGAGTTGATCAAACTGGCCAATGCCGGGAGCGGGCTGGAACGAACCGCCGTACTCAATGACCTGTTCGGTGTCGTTGAACATTGCGTGGGTATCGAACAGGACGGTCACCTGTGCGCTTTCGCCCTGCTGCGCCCCTTTGGCCGTGGTCGCTGCATTGGCCCGGTCATCGCCCAGACCCTGGAACAGGCTCAGCACTTGATCGCCGTACTGCTGGCCCAAGTGCCGGGGGCATTCGTTCGCATCGACATTCCCTCAAACAGCGGTCTGGCCCCTTGGCTGGAAGAAGCCGGGCTCAAGCAAGTCGACACCGTCGCCCAAATGGCACGGGGCACGCCCCCGCAGGCTAGCGGTGCGGTTCGGCAATTTGCGCCGGTGACCCAGGCCATTGGCTGA
- a CDS encoding 2-hydroxyacid dehydrogenase: MALLYKADPVRGEHWRRLFAEHAPDIEWRAWPDIGDPRDIQYLAAWQAPDDVETLLPNLQVLFALSAGVDQLDLSRLPTTLPVVRLLDPGISQGMCEYASFAVLSLHRDMLRYRQQQAERCWQAHRLVPAGQRRVGVMGLGLQARQILATLKTFGFALSGWARSEHDIEGVVCFAGDKQLPTFLGQCDIVLCVLPLTEQTRGILNRQLFQHLPKGAALVNMGRGGHLVEADLLEALADGQISAAVLDVLEQEPAPMDHPFWHHPQILLTPHIAAMTQPESAFGVLLENIRRHQRGKSMLGLVDRERNY, encoded by the coding sequence ATGGCCCTGCTCTATAAAGCTGACCCGGTACGCGGCGAACACTGGCGGCGCCTATTCGCCGAACACGCGCCGGACATCGAATGGCGTGCCTGGCCAGACATCGGCGACCCGCGGGATATCCAGTACCTGGCGGCCTGGCAGGCGCCGGACGACGTCGAAACGCTGTTGCCGAATCTGCAGGTGCTGTTTGCCCTGTCGGCCGGTGTGGATCAACTTGACCTGAGCCGGTTGCCTACGACGCTGCCGGTGGTGCGCTTGCTCGACCCGGGCATCAGCCAGGGCATGTGCGAGTACGCCAGTTTCGCCGTGCTCAGCCTGCACCGGGACATGTTGCGCTATCGCCAGCAACAGGCCGAACGGTGCTGGCAAGCGCACCGGCTGGTGCCCGCCGGGCAACGCCGGGTGGGCGTAATGGGCCTGGGTTTGCAGGCACGGCAGATACTCGCCACCTTGAAGACCTTTGGTTTTGCCTTGTCGGGCTGGGCCCGCAGCGAGCATGACATCGAGGGGGTCGTGTGCTTTGCTGGCGACAAGCAATTGCCGACCTTTCTCGGTCAATGCGACATTGTACTGTGCGTCCTGCCGTTGACCGAGCAGACCCGAGGGATCCTCAACCGCCAGCTGTTCCAACACCTGCCCAAGGGCGCAGCGTTGGTCAACATGGGCCGGGGTGGGCACCTGGTGGAAGCGGACCTGCTTGAAGCCCTTGCCGACGGCCAGATCAGCGCCGCGGTGCTGGACGTGCTGGAGCAGGAGCCGGCACCGATGGATCACCCCTTCTGGCACCATCCGCAGATACTGTTGACGCCGCACATCGCGGCGATGACTCAGCCTGAAAGTGCCTTTGGCGTGTTGTTGGAGAACATCCGCCGGCATCAACGGGGCAAATCGATGCTGGGCCTGGTTGATCGTGAGCGTAACTATTGA
- the gabT gene encoding 4-aminobutyrate--2-oxoglutarate transaminase has product MNSKVEETPSLLRQRDQFVPRGLVTAHPLVIDRAQGSELWDVDGKRYLDFVGGIGVLNIGHNHPKVVAAVQAQLQKISHACFQVVAYKPYLDLAQRLCEMIGGQHAYKAAFFTSGAEAVENAVKIARAHTNRSAVIAFRGGFHGRTLLGTTLTGMSQPYKQNFGPFAPEVFHTPYPNAYRGVTSAMALQALDELLATQVAPERVAAIIIEPVQGDGGFLSAPAEFLQGLRALTQKHGIVLILDEIQTGFGRTGKWFGFQHAGIQPDLVTVAKSLAGGLPLSGVVGKAEIMDAPLPGGLGGTYGGNALSCAAALAVIEAYEQEQLLARGEVLGERLRQGLLHLQTRYPQIGDVRGSGFMLAIELIKHDEARTPDADLNQRLIDEARAGGLLVIKCGVYRNVLRFLAPLVTSEAQIDEALQILDGALARVLG; this is encoded by the coding sequence ATGAACAGTAAAGTCGAAGAAACCCCAAGTTTGCTCCGTCAGCGTGATCAATTCGTGCCACGTGGCCTGGTCACCGCGCACCCGTTGGTGATCGATCGGGCCCAGGGTTCGGAATTATGGGACGTGGATGGCAAGCGCTACCTGGACTTCGTCGGCGGCATCGGTGTGTTGAACATCGGCCACAATCACCCCAAGGTCGTCGCGGCTGTGCAGGCCCAGTTGCAGAAGATCTCCCATGCCTGCTTCCAGGTCGTGGCCTACAAGCCTTACCTGGACCTGGCCCAGCGCCTGTGCGAAATGATCGGCGGCCAGCACGCCTATAAAGCGGCATTTTTCACCTCCGGTGCCGAAGCGGTGGAAAACGCGGTGAAGATCGCCCGGGCCCACACCAACCGCTCGGCCGTGATTGCCTTTCGCGGCGGGTTCCATGGCCGGACCTTGCTCGGCACCACGCTGACCGGCATGAGCCAGCCGTACAAACAGAACTTCGGCCCGTTCGCCCCGGAGGTCTTCCACACGCCGTATCCAAATGCCTATCGCGGCGTCACCAGCGCCATGGCGTTGCAGGCGCTGGACGAGCTGTTGGCCACCCAAGTGGCACCTGAGCGGGTCGCAGCCATCATCATTGAGCCGGTGCAGGGCGATGGCGGTTTCCTGTCGGCCCCCGCCGAGTTTTTGCAGGGCCTGCGCGCATTGACGCAAAAGCATGGCATTGTGTTGATTCTCGATGAAATCCAGACCGGTTTCGGTCGTACCGGTAAATGGTTCGGTTTCCAGCACGCTGGCATCCAGCCGGACCTGGTCACGGTCGCCAAGAGCCTCGCCGGTGGCTTGCCGTTGTCGGGTGTGGTCGGCAAGGCCGAGATCATGGACGCTCCACTGCCGGGTGGCCTGGGCGGTACGTACGGCGGTAATGCGCTGTCGTGCGCGGCGGCGCTGGCGGTGATCGAGGCGTACGAGCAAGAACAGCTGCTGGCCCGTGGCGAAGTCCTGGGTGAGCGCTTGCGCCAGGGCCTGCTGCATCTGCAAACGCGTTACCCGCAGATCGGCGACGTGCGCGGCAGCGGCTTCATGCTGGCGATCGAACTGATCAAGCATGACGAGGCGCGGACCCCGGATGCCGATCTGAACCAACGCCTGATCGACGAAGCCCGGGCCGGTGGTTTGCTGGTGATCAAGTGTGGGGTGTACCGCAACGTCTTGCGCTTCCTGGCGCCGCTGGTGACCAGCGAAGCGCAGATCGACGAAGCGTTGCAGATTCTCGACGGCGCCTTGGCACGCGTCCTGGGCTGA
- a CDS encoding Lrp/AsnC family transcriptional regulator encodes MEGLAKLDRIDISILVELQKDGRMTNVSLADAVGLSASPCLQRVKRLESLGYISSYKAHLNLAKITDSVTVFTEVTLSDHKREDFAKFESNIRLVDEVLECHLISGGYDYLVRFMTRSIQDYQDVMESLLDKNIGISKYFSYIVIKSPVRKDEIPLRKLLRH; translated from the coding sequence ATGGAAGGTTTAGCGAAACTGGACCGGATCGACATCAGCATTTTGGTAGAGCTTCAAAAAGATGGCCGCATGACCAACGTCAGCCTGGCCGATGCCGTGGGCTTGTCCGCCAGCCCGTGCCTGCAGCGGGTCAAGCGACTGGAGTCGTTGGGGTACATTTCCAGCTACAAGGCCCATCTGAACCTGGCCAAGATTACCGACTCGGTGACGGTCTTCACCGAAGTCACCCTGAGCGACCACAAGCGTGAGGACTTCGCCAAGTTCGAATCGAACATCCGCCTGGTGGATGAAGTACTCGAATGCCACCTCATCAGCGGCGGCTACGATTACCTGGTGCGCTTCATGACCCGCAGCATCCAGGACTATCAGGACGTGATGGAAAGCCTGTTGGACAAGAACATCGGCATCTCCAAGTACTTCAGCTACATCGTCATCAAGTCACCGGTGCGCAAGGATGAGATTCCATTGCGCAAGTTGTTGCGGCATTGA
- a CDS encoding alpha/beta fold hydrolase produces MNTFNRTLAVATLALATLSAEAASPVQSATSASAVGSVVQSASYITTQDGVQLYYKDWGPRDGQVVTFSHGWPLDSDSWEGQMMFLASKGYRVVAHDRRGHGRSSQPWEGNDMDHYADDLAAVIEALDLKDVTLVGFSTGGGEVARYIGRHGTARVKKAVLVSSVPPLMLKTDTNPGGLPIEVFDGLRKASLENRSQLYLDIASGPFYGYNRKGAKPSQGLIQSFWVQGMQGGSKNTYDSIAAFSATDFRGDLKKFDVPTLVIHGDDDQIVPIDASGRASAALIKGARLIVYPGAPHGLTETHKDRLNQDLLTFLKE; encoded by the coding sequence ATGAACACATTCAACCGCACCCTCGCTGTCGCCACCCTGGCATTGGCCACCCTCAGCGCCGAAGCCGCGTCACCTGTCCAGTCCGCTACCAGCGCGTCTGCTGTCGGCAGCGTGGTTCAGTCCGCCAGTTACATCACCACCCAGGATGGCGTCCAGCTGTATTACAAGGACTGGGGCCCGCGCGATGGTCAGGTCGTGACCTTCAGCCACGGCTGGCCACTGGACTCCGACAGCTGGGAAGGCCAGATGATGTTCCTCGCCTCGAAGGGTTATCGCGTGGTGGCTCATGACCGTCGCGGCCACGGTCGCTCCAGCCAGCCTTGGGAAGGCAACGACATGGATCACTATGCCGATGACCTGGCGGCGGTGATTGAAGCGCTGGACCTGAAGGACGTCACCTTGGTGGGCTTCTCGACAGGGGGCGGTGAAGTGGCTCGCTACATCGGCCGTCACGGCACCGCTCGAGTGAAGAAGGCCGTGCTGGTGTCCTCTGTCCCGCCGTTGATGCTCAAGACAGACACCAACCCCGGTGGCTTGCCTATCGAGGTGTTCGATGGCCTGCGCAAGGCATCCCTGGAGAACCGCTCGCAGCTGTACCTGGACATTGCCTCGGGCCCGTTCTACGGCTACAACCGCAAGGGCGCCAAGCCATCCCAGGGGTTGATCCAGTCGTTCTGGGTGCAAGGCATGCAGGGTGGCAGCAAGAATACCTATGACTCGATCGCGGCATTCTCGGCTACCGACTTCCGCGGCGATTTGAAGAAATTCGATGTGCCGACGCTGGTGATCCATGGCGATGACGACCAGATCGTGCCTATCGACGCTTCAGGCCGGGCCTCGGCGGCGCTGATCAAGGGCGCTCGACTGATCGTCTACCCTGGCGCGCCGCACGGCTTGACCGAGACGCACAAGGATCGTCTCAATCAGGATCTGCTGACCTTCCTCAAGGAATAA
- a CDS encoding VOC family protein encodes MKTTLDHLVIVATDLDTGCAFVTDALGVDLQPGGVHSRMGTHNRLLHLGPGVYLEVIAVDPSALRPHRARWFGLDQLAPDSPARLATWVARTDDIHTARDACPGLVGDVEPMTRGALNWQITIPADGSLPMAGSVPTLIQWAPGPHPADMLQDKGCALLALEIFHTDPEKVSAILTAMNFSGPVHLHARQGSSAPYLVAHIQTPNGLKTLPLSSV; translated from the coding sequence ATGAAAACCACCCTTGATCACCTCGTCATCGTGGCAACGGACCTCGATACCGGCTGCGCGTTCGTGACTGACGCGCTGGGCGTCGACCTTCAGCCGGGTGGCGTCCACTCACGCATGGGCACCCATAACAGGCTGCTGCACCTTGGCCCCGGGGTCTACCTCGAAGTGATTGCCGTGGACCCGTCCGCCCTACGTCCGCACCGGGCACGCTGGTTCGGCCTCGATCAATTGGCCCCCGATTCGCCGGCACGCCTGGCGACCTGGGTAGCACGCACCGATGATATCCATACGGCTCGTGATGCCTGCCCTGGCCTTGTCGGAGATGTCGAACCCATGACGAGAGGAGCACTGAATTGGCAAATCACCATACCGGCTGATGGAAGCCTTCCCATGGCTGGATCAGTCCCCACCCTCATTCAATGGGCGCCTGGGCCTCATCCTGCGGACATGCTCCAGGACAAGGGGTGCGCGCTATTGGCGCTGGAGATCTTCCATACGGATCCGGAAAAAGTCAGCGCGATCCTGACGGCCATGAACTTTTCTGGCCCGGTTCATCTTCATGCACGGCAAGGGTCTTCGGCTCCCTACCTGGTGGCGCATATTCAAACGCCAAATGGCCTGAAGACACTGCCGCTTTCATCCGTGTGA
- a CDS encoding DUF6630 family protein, with translation MNPIDPLSFQRIITAHGNCEGAAYFDAEESLAHEVFADRIVFQTNYLDYRSYEVDLAEGSVRVRKTRLDNYLRGHKAQVIDDDMDDEDWAELSSLWQRLSHDLDTQGHGPQPDLADTLADLFDCLFDEARAQALIQNIPAPTGQWDWAWTQIESALTETNQLAGFEWKEWSSCGIDAVNALAPLRQLGIEIPAPERNAIDAINRANDWERALLQYFNAQLEAHNLKLLAIGTHFDEYQAFACLPMNGLGLINALEIMGRLGIVYKY, from the coding sequence ATGAATCCGATCGACCCACTGTCGTTTCAACGCATCATCACCGCCCATGGCAACTGCGAAGGCGCGGCGTATTTCGACGCTGAGGAAAGCCTCGCCCATGAGGTGTTTGCTGACCGCATCGTTTTCCAGACCAACTACCTGGATTACCGCAGCTATGAGGTCGATCTCGCCGAGGGCAGCGTACGCGTGCGCAAGACACGGCTGGATAACTACCTGCGCGGCCATAAGGCCCAGGTGATCGATGACGACATGGACGACGAGGACTGGGCCGAGCTGAGCAGTCTATGGCAGCGCTTGAGCCACGACCTGGACACCCAGGGACACGGGCCGCAGCCCGATTTGGCCGATACCCTGGCCGATCTGTTTGATTGCCTGTTCGACGAGGCGCGCGCGCAGGCGCTCATTCAGAACATCCCGGCGCCTACCGGGCAGTGGGATTGGGCTTGGACGCAGATCGAGTCAGCACTCACCGAGACCAATCAGTTGGCCGGGTTCGAATGGAAGGAGTGGTCGTCCTGCGGGATCGATGCCGTCAATGCCCTCGCCCCGCTGCGACAGTTGGGCATTGAAATCCCTGCGCCCGAGCGTAACGCCATCGATGCCATCAACCGCGCCAACGATTGGGAGCGTGCGCTCCTGCAGTATTTCAACGCCCAGCTGGAGGCCCATAACTTGAAGTTGTTGGCCATCGGCACGCACTTCGATGAATACCAGGCCTTCGCCTGCCTGCCCATGAACGGCCTGGGCCTGATCAATGCCTTGGAGATCATGGGCAGGCTGGGCATCGTCTACAAATATTAA